The following are encoded together in the Chaetodon auriga isolate fChaAug3 chromosome 4, fChaAug3.hap1, whole genome shotgun sequence genome:
- the fam114a1 gene encoding protein NOXP20 isoform X2: MSQAAPSDTDPSADITPPPTQPPHTDHGSCQDVPAALAPPAAPPQPPLIPESFALPQSTEEMTTEDPAAKTSEGPMDQPEPPTEGQLIECDQPVSLEPEAAEEDVEKSLQEGEKGWGGWSSWGKSLLSSATSTVGQSLTSVKAKAGDALRLHRTSVGEEAREEEGAEEKTEGGGESGDIDLSSSGEASVSAAASGRGVFSTITHAVQNTGKSVISGGLDALEFIGKKTMTVLAESDPGFKKTKTLMQKTASLSQMLKEAKEKERARLSNQPISAPTAHYGILFDDYQGLSHLEALEILSNESEVKVQAFLSSLVEEEQEEVKKELIFIKDIFIKREEEEGGEEEEKEEEGQTKDNAADGEEFVSVLTELLFELHVAATPDKLNKARMKAHDWVSEVEQPVTTETVGRETQDQPGGEASPGESEKEEKTKDGEERGERESEGEEVKGGGEEKEEKDPRSVEAVYLSSVGSLAEVTARSIEQLHKVAELILHGQELEKPARDQAHILTRLTCAMCKEVECLAKKFSDTLVLVGGQRKAEELNPLVDSVLLEGSNSTNYIQNAFQLLLPVLQISHIQSQHCQSTTEPAAQTQP; the protein is encoded by the exons ATGTCCCAGGCCGCCCCCTCAGACACAGACCCCTCCGCTGACATCACTCCTCCACCCACTCAACCCCCTCACACTGACCATGGCTCCTGTCAGGATGTCCCAGCAGCCCTTGCACCGCCTGCAGCCCCTCCACAGCCTCCTTTGATCCCGGAGAGTTTCGCCCTCCCACAGTCCACCGAGGAGATGACCACAGAGGACCCTGCTGCCAAGACATCAGAGGGTCCGATGGACCAACCGGAGCCGCCCACTGAGGGTCAGCTGATCGAATGTGACCAACCGGTGAGCCTGGAGCcggaggctgcagaggaggatgtggag AAGTCACTtcaggagggagaaaaaggtTGGGGAGGTTGGAGTTCATGGGGAAAGTCTCTCCTGAGCAGTGCCACCTCCACAGTGG gtcAGAGCCTGACCTCAGTTAAGGCAAAGGCAGGGGATGCGCTGCGTCTCCACAGGACCTCAGTAGGAGAGGAGGCAcgagaagaggagggggcagaggagaagacagagggaggaggcgaAAGTGGAGACATTGACCTGTCCAGCTCTGGGGAGGCCTCTGTGAGTGCTGCAGCCTCTGGAAGGGGAGTCTTCTCTACCATCACACACGCTGTGCAGAACAca ggtaAGTCTGTGATCAGTGGAGGTCTGGATGCCTTGGAGTTCATCGGAAAGAAGACCATGACCGTTCTTGCTGAGAGTGACCCGGGTTTCAAAAAGACCAAGACCCTGATGCAGAAGACCGCATCACTGAGTcag ATGTTGAAAGAAGCCAAAGAGAAAGAGCGGGCACGTCTGAGCAACCAGCCAATCAGTGCACCCACAGCCCACTACGGTATTCTGTTTGACGACTACCAGGGCTTGTCACACCTCGAGGCCCTGGAGATCCTGTCCAATGAGAGCGAGGTCAAG GTCCAagccttcctctcctccctggtggaagaggagcaggaggaggtgaagaaggagctgattTTCATCAAGGACATCTTCATCaagcgagaggaagaggagggaggagaggaagaggaaaaagaagaagaaggacagaCGAAGGATAACG CGGCTGATGGTGAGGAGTTTGTGAGCgtcctcactgagctgctgtttgagctcCATGTTGCTGCCACGCCAGACAAACTCAACAAG GCTCGGATGAAGGCCCATGATTGGGTGAGTGAGGTGGAACAGCCTGTCACTACGGAGACGGTTGGCAGGGAAACGCAGGACCAGCCGGGAGGAGAGGCCTCACCTGGAGAGAGcgaaaaggaggaaaagacgaaagatggagaggagcgtggggagagggagagcgagggagaggaggtgaagggaggaggcgaggaaaaggaggagaaagaccCCAGATCTGTAGAG GCTGTCTACCTGTCATCAGTCGGCAGTCTGGCTGAAGTGACAGCTCGCAGTATCGAACAGCTCCACAAGGTGGCAGAGCTCATCCTACACGGGCAGGAGCTGGAGAAACCTGCCAGAGACCAGGCCCACATCCtcaccag GCTGACGTGTGCCATGTGTAAGGAGGTGGAGTGTTTGGCCAAGAAGTTCTCTGATACACTAGTTTTGGTTGGG ggccagaggaaagcagaggagtTGAATCCACTGGTAGACAGTGTGCTGCTAGAG GGCTCCAACAGTACCAACTACATCCAGAAtgcatttcagctgctgctgcccgtCCTGCAGATCTCCCACATCCAGAGCCAGCACTGTCAGTCCACCACAgaaccagcagcacaaacacaaccctaa
- the fam114a1 gene encoding protein NOXP20 isoform X3: MSQAAPSDTDPSADITPPPTQPPHTDHGSCQDVPAALAPPAAPPQPPLIPESFALPQSTEEMTTEDPAAKTSEGPMDQPEPPTEGQLIECDQPKSLQEGEKGWGGWSSWGKSLLSSATSTVGQSLTSVKAKAGDALRLHRTSVGEEAREEEGAEEKTEGGGESGDIDLSSSGEASVSAAASGRGVFSTITHAVQNTGKSVISGGLDALEFIGKKTMTVLAESDPGFKKTKTLMQKTASLSQMLKEAKEKERARLSNQPISAPTAHYGILFDDYQGLSHLEALEILSNESEVKVQAFLSSLVEEEQEEVKKELIFIKDIFIKREEEEGGEEEEKEEEGQTKDNGDLSSQLHCSTPLSADGEEFVSVLTELLFELHVAATPDKLNKARMKAHDWVSEVEQPVTTETVGRETQDQPGGEASPGESEKEEKTKDGEERGERESEGEEVKGGGEEKEEKDPRSVEAVYLSSVGSLAEVTARSIEQLHKVAELILHGQELEKPARDQAHILTRLTCAMCKEVECLAKKFSDTLVLVGGQRKAEELNPLVDSVLLEGSNSTNYIQNAFQLLLPVLQISHIQSQHCQSTTEPAAQTQP; the protein is encoded by the exons ATGTCCCAGGCCGCCCCCTCAGACACAGACCCCTCCGCTGACATCACTCCTCCACCCACTCAACCCCCTCACACTGACCATGGCTCCTGTCAGGATGTCCCAGCAGCCCTTGCACCGCCTGCAGCCCCTCCACAGCCTCCTTTGATCCCGGAGAGTTTCGCCCTCCCACAGTCCACCGAGGAGATGACCACAGAGGACCCTGCTGCCAAGACATCAGAGGGTCCGATGGACCAACCGGAGCCGCCCACTGAGGGTCAGCTGATCGAATGTGACCAACCG AAGTCACTtcaggagggagaaaaaggtTGGGGAGGTTGGAGTTCATGGGGAAAGTCTCTCCTGAGCAGTGCCACCTCCACAGTGG gtcAGAGCCTGACCTCAGTTAAGGCAAAGGCAGGGGATGCGCTGCGTCTCCACAGGACCTCAGTAGGAGAGGAGGCAcgagaagaggagggggcagaggagaagacagagggaggaggcgaAAGTGGAGACATTGACCTGTCCAGCTCTGGGGAGGCCTCTGTGAGTGCTGCAGCCTCTGGAAGGGGAGTCTTCTCTACCATCACACACGCTGTGCAGAACAca ggtaAGTCTGTGATCAGTGGAGGTCTGGATGCCTTGGAGTTCATCGGAAAGAAGACCATGACCGTTCTTGCTGAGAGTGACCCGGGTTTCAAAAAGACCAAGACCCTGATGCAGAAGACCGCATCACTGAGTcag ATGTTGAAAGAAGCCAAAGAGAAAGAGCGGGCACGTCTGAGCAACCAGCCAATCAGTGCACCCACAGCCCACTACGGTATTCTGTTTGACGACTACCAGGGCTTGTCACACCTCGAGGCCCTGGAGATCCTGTCCAATGAGAGCGAGGTCAAG GTCCAagccttcctctcctccctggtggaagaggagcaggaggaggtgaagaaggagctgattTTCATCAAGGACATCTTCATCaagcgagaggaagaggagggaggagaggaagaggaaaaagaagaagaaggacagaCGAAGGATAACGGTGATCTAAGTTCCCAATTACACTGTTCTACCCCCCTAT CGGCTGATGGTGAGGAGTTTGTGAGCgtcctcactgagctgctgtttgagctcCATGTTGCTGCCACGCCAGACAAACTCAACAAG GCTCGGATGAAGGCCCATGATTGGGTGAGTGAGGTGGAACAGCCTGTCACTACGGAGACGGTTGGCAGGGAAACGCAGGACCAGCCGGGAGGAGAGGCCTCACCTGGAGAGAGcgaaaaggaggaaaagacgaaagatggagaggagcgtggggagagggagagcgagggagaggaggtgaagggaggaggcgaggaaaaggaggagaaagaccCCAGATCTGTAGAG GCTGTCTACCTGTCATCAGTCGGCAGTCTGGCTGAAGTGACAGCTCGCAGTATCGAACAGCTCCACAAGGTGGCAGAGCTCATCCTACACGGGCAGGAGCTGGAGAAACCTGCCAGAGACCAGGCCCACATCCtcaccag GCTGACGTGTGCCATGTGTAAGGAGGTGGAGTGTTTGGCCAAGAAGTTCTCTGATACACTAGTTTTGGTTGGG ggccagaggaaagcagaggagtTGAATCCACTGGTAGACAGTGTGCTGCTAGAG GGCTCCAACAGTACCAACTACATCCAGAAtgcatttcagctgctgctgcccgtCCTGCAGATCTCCCACATCCAGAGCCAGCACTGTCAGTCCACCACAgaaccagcagcacaaacacaaccctaa
- the fam114a1 gene encoding protein NOXP20 isoform X1, translating to MSQAAPSDTDPSADITPPPTQPPHTDHGSCQDVPAALAPPAAPPQPPLIPESFALPQSTEEMTTEDPAAKTSEGPMDQPEPPTEGQLIECDQPVSLEPEAAEEDVEKSLQEGEKGWGGWSSWGKSLLSSATSTVGQSLTSVKAKAGDALRLHRTSVGEEAREEEGAEEKTEGGGESGDIDLSSSGEASVSAAASGRGVFSTITHAVQNTGKSVISGGLDALEFIGKKTMTVLAESDPGFKKTKTLMQKTASLSQMLKEAKEKERARLSNQPISAPTAHYGILFDDYQGLSHLEALEILSNESEVKVQAFLSSLVEEEQEEVKKELIFIKDIFIKREEEEGGEEEEKEEEGQTKDNGDLSSQLHCSTPLSADGEEFVSVLTELLFELHVAATPDKLNKARMKAHDWVSEVEQPVTTETVGRETQDQPGGEASPGESEKEEKTKDGEERGERESEGEEVKGGGEEKEEKDPRSVEAVYLSSVGSLAEVTARSIEQLHKVAELILHGQELEKPARDQAHILTRLTCAMCKEVECLAKKFSDTLVLVGGQRKAEELNPLVDSVLLEGSNSTNYIQNAFQLLLPVLQISHIQSQHCQSTTEPAAQTQP from the exons ATGTCCCAGGCCGCCCCCTCAGACACAGACCCCTCCGCTGACATCACTCCTCCACCCACTCAACCCCCTCACACTGACCATGGCTCCTGTCAGGATGTCCCAGCAGCCCTTGCACCGCCTGCAGCCCCTCCACAGCCTCCTTTGATCCCGGAGAGTTTCGCCCTCCCACAGTCCACCGAGGAGATGACCACAGAGGACCCTGCTGCCAAGACATCAGAGGGTCCGATGGACCAACCGGAGCCGCCCACTGAGGGTCAGCTGATCGAATGTGACCAACCGGTGAGCCTGGAGCcggaggctgcagaggaggatgtggag AAGTCACTtcaggagggagaaaaaggtTGGGGAGGTTGGAGTTCATGGGGAAAGTCTCTCCTGAGCAGTGCCACCTCCACAGTGG gtcAGAGCCTGACCTCAGTTAAGGCAAAGGCAGGGGATGCGCTGCGTCTCCACAGGACCTCAGTAGGAGAGGAGGCAcgagaagaggagggggcagaggagaagacagagggaggaggcgaAAGTGGAGACATTGACCTGTCCAGCTCTGGGGAGGCCTCTGTGAGTGCTGCAGCCTCTGGAAGGGGAGTCTTCTCTACCATCACACACGCTGTGCAGAACAca ggtaAGTCTGTGATCAGTGGAGGTCTGGATGCCTTGGAGTTCATCGGAAAGAAGACCATGACCGTTCTTGCTGAGAGTGACCCGGGTTTCAAAAAGACCAAGACCCTGATGCAGAAGACCGCATCACTGAGTcag ATGTTGAAAGAAGCCAAAGAGAAAGAGCGGGCACGTCTGAGCAACCAGCCAATCAGTGCACCCACAGCCCACTACGGTATTCTGTTTGACGACTACCAGGGCTTGTCACACCTCGAGGCCCTGGAGATCCTGTCCAATGAGAGCGAGGTCAAG GTCCAagccttcctctcctccctggtggaagaggagcaggaggaggtgaagaaggagctgattTTCATCAAGGACATCTTCATCaagcgagaggaagaggagggaggagaggaagaggaaaaagaagaagaaggacagaCGAAGGATAACGGTGATCTAAGTTCCCAATTACACTGTTCTACCCCCCTAT CGGCTGATGGTGAGGAGTTTGTGAGCgtcctcactgagctgctgtttgagctcCATGTTGCTGCCACGCCAGACAAACTCAACAAG GCTCGGATGAAGGCCCATGATTGGGTGAGTGAGGTGGAACAGCCTGTCACTACGGAGACGGTTGGCAGGGAAACGCAGGACCAGCCGGGAGGAGAGGCCTCACCTGGAGAGAGcgaaaaggaggaaaagacgaaagatggagaggagcgtggggagagggagagcgagggagaggaggtgaagggaggaggcgaggaaaaggaggagaaagaccCCAGATCTGTAGAG GCTGTCTACCTGTCATCAGTCGGCAGTCTGGCTGAAGTGACAGCTCGCAGTATCGAACAGCTCCACAAGGTGGCAGAGCTCATCCTACACGGGCAGGAGCTGGAGAAACCTGCCAGAGACCAGGCCCACATCCtcaccag GCTGACGTGTGCCATGTGTAAGGAGGTGGAGTGTTTGGCCAAGAAGTTCTCTGATACACTAGTTTTGGTTGGG ggccagaggaaagcagaggagtTGAATCCACTGGTAGACAGTGTGCTGCTAGAG GGCTCCAACAGTACCAACTACATCCAGAAtgcatttcagctgctgctgcccgtCCTGCAGATCTCCCACATCCAGAGCCAGCACTGTCAGTCCACCACAgaaccagcagcacaaacacaaccctaa
- the klf3 gene encoding Krueppel-like factor 3 isoform X1 → MLMYDYPLKTDMETQSFYSSFMKTPEPYGVIFSHSAHLYHPTHMHAFTHTPSNPTHTQLEPVDLSVSKRSSSTSSSSSPPCSSAPSPASLHSSPPSPYSSASRASPRCSPPHSQLRSSPSHALPPPTPSLPYPTMVAPLIGSGSGVIQGSGVMVSPVMVPLSVLYPSPLHLHQPIMVSPPVSSDDDLHRSREHKTVHNTKPLELRGDGHDLHKPIKTEPRPELGQDLHSNHEMKPSVIRIPQEYGGNNPSVIVHSGTQHPLPAESPDTLKKRRIHRCDFSGCNKVYTKSSHLKAHRRTHTGEKPYKCMWEGCTWKFARSDELTRHFRKHTGVKPFQCPDCERSFSRSDHLALHKKRHLLV, encoded by the exons ATGCTGATGTATGATTACCCTCTGAAGACAGATATGGAGACG CAGTCATTCTACTCTTCGTTCATGAAAACCCCGGAGCCATACGGAGTGATCTTCTCCCACTCCGCCCACCTCTACCACCCCACGCACATGCACGCCTTCACCCACACCCCCAGCAACCCCACGCACACCCAGCTGGAGCCCGTGGACCTCTCAGTCAGCAagcgctcctcctccacctcttcttcctcctcccctccgtGCTCCTCCGCCCCGTCTCCGGCCTCCTTGCACAGCTCCCCGCCTTCCCCCTACAGCTCGGCGAGCCGCGCCTCCCCCCGCTGCTCCCCGCCACACTCCCAGCTGCGCTCCTCGCCGTCCCACGCTCTCCCGCCGCCCACTCCCTCACTTCCTTACCCCACCATGGTggctcctctgattggctcggGCTCCGGAGTCATCCAGGGGTCGGGGGTCATGGTGTCTCCGGTCATGgtgcctctgtctgtcctctacCCGTCgcctctccacctgcaccagCCGATAATGGTGAGCCCGCCTGTCAGCAGTGACGACGACCTTCATCGAAGCAGGGAGCACAAGACAG TTCATAATACGAAGCCCCTGGAGCTGCGAGGCGACGGCCACGACCTGCACAAACCAATCAAAACAGAGCCTCGTCCCGAGCTCGGTCAAGACCTCCACAGCAATCACGAGATGAAACCATCAGTCATCAGGATACCACAGGAATACGG GGGTAACAACCCATCAGTAATAGTTCACTCGGGCACGCAGCATCCTCTCCCTGCTGAATCTCCTGACACACTGAAAAAGCGGCGAATCCACCGCTGCGACTTCTCCGGCTGCAACAAAGTGTACACCAAGAGCTCCCACCTCAAAGCACACCGCAGGACGCACACCG ggGAGAAACCCTACAAGTGCATGTGGGAAGGCTGCACGTGGAAGTTCGCCCGTTCAGACGAGCTGACGAGACACTTCCGCAAGCACACAGGAGTCAAACCGTTCCAGTGCCCCGACTGTGAACGCAGCTTCTCCCGGTCTGACCACCTGGCTTTGCACAAGAAACGCCACCTCCTGGTGTGA
- the klf3 gene encoding Krueppel-like factor 3 isoform X2 encodes MLMYDYPLKTDMETSFYSSFMKTPEPYGVIFSHSAHLYHPTHMHAFTHTPSNPTHTQLEPVDLSVSKRSSSTSSSSSPPCSSAPSPASLHSSPPSPYSSASRASPRCSPPHSQLRSSPSHALPPPTPSLPYPTMVAPLIGSGSGVIQGSGVMVSPVMVPLSVLYPSPLHLHQPIMVSPPVSSDDDLHRSREHKTVHNTKPLELRGDGHDLHKPIKTEPRPELGQDLHSNHEMKPSVIRIPQEYGGNNPSVIVHSGTQHPLPAESPDTLKKRRIHRCDFSGCNKVYTKSSHLKAHRRTHTGEKPYKCMWEGCTWKFARSDELTRHFRKHTGVKPFQCPDCERSFSRSDHLALHKKRHLLV; translated from the exons ATGCTGATGTATGATTACCCTCTGAAGACAGATATGGAGACG TCATTCTACTCTTCGTTCATGAAAACCCCGGAGCCATACGGAGTGATCTTCTCCCACTCCGCCCACCTCTACCACCCCACGCACATGCACGCCTTCACCCACACCCCCAGCAACCCCACGCACACCCAGCTGGAGCCCGTGGACCTCTCAGTCAGCAagcgctcctcctccacctcttcttcctcctcccctccgtGCTCCTCCGCCCCGTCTCCGGCCTCCTTGCACAGCTCCCCGCCTTCCCCCTACAGCTCGGCGAGCCGCGCCTCCCCCCGCTGCTCCCCGCCACACTCCCAGCTGCGCTCCTCGCCGTCCCACGCTCTCCCGCCGCCCACTCCCTCACTTCCTTACCCCACCATGGTggctcctctgattggctcggGCTCCGGAGTCATCCAGGGGTCGGGGGTCATGGTGTCTCCGGTCATGgtgcctctgtctgtcctctacCCGTCgcctctccacctgcaccagCCGATAATGGTGAGCCCGCCTGTCAGCAGTGACGACGACCTTCATCGAAGCAGGGAGCACAAGACAG TTCATAATACGAAGCCCCTGGAGCTGCGAGGCGACGGCCACGACCTGCACAAACCAATCAAAACAGAGCCTCGTCCCGAGCTCGGTCAAGACCTCCACAGCAATCACGAGATGAAACCATCAGTCATCAGGATACCACAGGAATACGG GGGTAACAACCCATCAGTAATAGTTCACTCGGGCACGCAGCATCCTCTCCCTGCTGAATCTCCTGACACACTGAAAAAGCGGCGAATCCACCGCTGCGACTTCTCCGGCTGCAACAAAGTGTACACCAAGAGCTCCCACCTCAAAGCACACCGCAGGACGCACACCG ggGAGAAACCCTACAAGTGCATGTGGGAAGGCTGCACGTGGAAGTTCGCCCGTTCAGACGAGCTGACGAGACACTTCCGCAAGCACACAGGAGTCAAACCGTTCCAGTGCCCCGACTGTGAACGCAGCTTCTCCCGGTCTGACCACCTGGCTTTGCACAAGAAACGCCACCTCCTGGTGTGA